In Clostridia bacterium, a single genomic region encodes these proteins:
- the epsC gene encoding serine O-acetyltransferase EpsC, translating to MSKIKMDLEAALRNDPAAKSKLEVILTYSGFHAVLAYRIAHFVYKRLKLRLLARIISQIARFFTGIEIHPAAEIEGGLFIDHGSGVVIGETTEIGKNCTLYQGVTLGGTGKDTGKRHPTLKDNVMVSAGAKVLGPITIGEGSKIGAGSVVLINVPSNSTVVGIPGRVVRRYGKKTNELDQTFPDPLLEEFARLSNEIEALHKKIEILESKGKDNAQIV from the coding sequence ATGAGTAAAATAAAGATGGATCTAGAAGCGGCGTTAAGAAACGACCCTGCCGCAAAGAGCAAATTGGAAGTAATATTAACCTATTCAGGCTTTCATGCTGTTTTGGCATACCGAATAGCGCATTTTGTTTATAAAAGACTAAAGCTAAGACTGCTTGCTCGAATAATAAGCCAGATCGCAAGATTTTTTACGGGCATAGAAATTCATCCTGCGGCAGAAATTGAAGGTGGGCTTTTTATTGATCATGGCAGCGGTGTGGTTATAGGCGAAACTACTGAGATAGGAAAAAACTGTACATTATATCAAGGCGTTACCTTGGGCGGAACTGGAAAAGACACAGGAAAACGTCACCCTACCTTGAAAGACAATGTTATGGTAAGTGCGGGTGCAAAAGTGCTTGGTCCTATCACTATTGGGGAAGGCAGCAAAATAGGTGCAGGCAGCGTTGTTTTGATAAATGTTCCATCTAACAGTACAGTTGTAGGAATTCCTGGACGCGTAGTTAGAAGATATGGAAAAAAGACCAACGAACTTGATCAGACATTCCCCGATCCCTTATTAGAAGAATTTGCAAGGCTGTCTAATGAAATAGAAGCTTTGCACAAAAAAATAGAAATCTTAGAAAGTAAAGGTAAAGATAATGCTCAAATTGTATAA